A genomic window from Candidatus Zixiibacteriota bacterium includes:
- a CDS encoding TIGR04076 family protein → MAEVYDIKITLISQIKNCPAGHRVGDVFYIKRHSPGGMCMGALNSLMPFITALRFGGSFFWEKQEGVGTFCCPDPEVVNTFRLERISRTEQDNIEA, encoded by the coding sequence ATGGCAGAGGTTTACGACATCAAGATTACGCTGATCTCGCAGATTAAAAACTGTCCGGCGGGCCACAGAGTCGGCGATGTCTTCTATATCAAAAGACACAGCCCCGGCGGGATGTGTATGGGGGCGCTGAATTCGCTGATGCCGTTTATCACGGCATTGCGTTTTGGCGGATCGTTTTTCTGGGAGAAACAGGAAGGCGTGGGGACATTCTGCTGTCCCGACCCCGAAGTGGTCAACACTTTTCGTTTGGAACGGATATCGCGGACGGAGCAGGACAATATCGAGGCCTAA
- a CDS encoding SDR family oxidoreductase, with the protein MILKGKVAVVTGSSRGIGAATAKILAANGAKVAVNYVQNREAGEKVVREIKDAGGEAILIHADVSVREQVVAMVKKTEAELGTVDILVNNANMSFPVVPFVQFPWEGFENKLLHEMRAAFFCCQAVVPGMIERKGGCIVNISSGLSRVPGVGFIAHTSAKSALDAFSKGLALELGPHGIRVNVVAPGLTNTDATAHQPPQMKEAVANHTPLRRLGEPDDIAGAVLFYCADWSKFVTGTYLPVCGGSQMT; encoded by the coding sequence ATGATATTAAAAGGAAAGGTCGCGGTTGTGACCGGATCGAGCCGTGGAATCGGCGCGGCCACGGCTAAAATTCTGGCAGCCAACGGCGCTAAAGTTGCGGTCAACTACGTTCAGAACAGAGAGGCGGGGGAGAAGGTAGTCAGGGAGATTAAAGACGCCGGCGGCGAGGCTATTTTGATTCACGCCGATGTTTCGGTTCGCGAACAGGTCGTGGCCATGGTCAAAAAGACCGAAGCCGAACTGGGGACGGTGGATATTCTGGTTAACAACGCCAATATGAGTTTTCCCGTGGTGCCCTTCGTGCAGTTTCCGTGGGAAGGGTTTGAAAACAAGCTTCTGCACGAAATGCGGGCCGCGTTCTTTTGTTGTCAGGCGGTGGTGCCCGGCATGATTGAACGCAAAGGCGGATGTATCGTGAATATCAGCAGCGGGCTTTCGCGGGTTCCTGGTGTTGGATTTATCGCGCACACGAGCGCCAAGTCGGCCCTTGACGCGTTCTCGAAAGGGCTGGCCCTGGAACTGGGTCCGCACGGTATCAGGGTCAATGTAGTCGCTCCGGGGCTGACCAATACCGATGCCACCGCGCATCAGCCGCCGCAGATGAAAGAAGCAGTGGCCAACCATACGCCGCTGAGACGTCTTGGAGAGCCGGATGATATCGCCGGCGCCGTTCTATTCTACTGCGCCGATTGGTCAAAATTCGTCACCGGTACTTACCTGCCGGTTTGCGGCGGATCCCAAATGACTTGA
- a CDS encoding cupin domain-containing protein — MSEPVRKSEFRNTAERNIKELSKRLNEYFAPKVIGEVNDVFIKVTKTKGEDVPWHTHDNEDEMFYILEGSLTMFVENEPPLTLEAGEFFIVKQGVRHRVSSRDDCWMMLIENKSTKHVGDAISHIAKSIEEQL; from the coding sequence ATGAGCGAACCTGTCAGAAAATCGGAATTCAGAAACACCGCCGAGCGAAACATAAAAGAGCTGAGTAAACGGCTCAATGAGTATTTCGCGCCGAAAGTTATCGGTGAAGTGAACGACGTCTTTATCAAGGTTACCAAGACGAAGGGTGAGGATGTTCCCTGGCACACGCACGACAACGAAGACGAGATGTTTTACATTCTCGAGGGTAGTCTTACGATGTTCGTTGAGAACGAGCCGCCGCTGACACTCGAGGCCGGGGAATTTTTCATCGTCAAGCAAGGTGTCAGGCACCGGGTAAGCTCGCGAGATGATTGCTGGATGATGCTTATCGAGAACAAGAGCACGAAGCACGTCGGCGACGCTATCTCGCACATCGCGAAATCAATCGAAGAACAGCTATAG
- a CDS encoding membrane dipeptidase: MTQAKRTYPVVDLHCDMTHYLATVDNASPDNTQQVGCATPFLKEGKVALQVMAISSVEETPDLSVSNAQIAWYGKLLADYSDSFTTFGDPQEIDRISQSGKTAIVPAIENASSFCGADDSLEDAFMFLDRLIADIGRPLYISLTHHRENRFGGGNTTDVGLKDDGRTLLQYLNGKKIAVDLSHTSDDLAHDIIDHIDSAGLRIPIIASHSNFRSVHDHRRNLPDELAKEIMSRQGLIGINFVRAFMHPSDPAYLMKHIEYGLSLGGEKAIALGADFFYTDDHPDQSRRPFYFPEHENAGKYVDILHDLTGRFGESTANNIANQNALRFMKRLG, from the coding sequence ATGACGCAGGCCAAACGAACCTATCCCGTTGTCGATCTCCACTGTGATATGACCCACTACCTGGCCACTGTTGATAACGCCTCCCCCGATAACACGCAACAGGTTGGCTGCGCCACGCCATTCTTGAAGGAGGGCAAGGTGGCGCTGCAGGTGATGGCTATAAGCTCGGTCGAAGAAACGCCTGATTTGAGCGTCAGTAACGCGCAGATAGCATGGTACGGCAAACTTCTGGCCGACTACAGTGACTCTTTTACAACTTTTGGGGATCCGCAGGAAATCGACAGGATCTCTCAATCCGGCAAAACGGCGATAGTACCAGCTATAGAAAACGCCTCATCTTTTTGCGGCGCCGATGATTCACTCGAGGACGCTTTCATGTTTCTCGACCGGCTGATAGCCGATATCGGACGACCGCTATACATATCTTTGACTCACCACAGGGAAAACAGGTTTGGCGGCGGCAACACGACCGATGTCGGGCTGAAAGATGACGGCCGAACGCTTCTGCAGTACCTTAACGGCAAGAAGATCGCGGTCGATCTGTCGCACACCAGTGACGATCTGGCGCACGATATCATTGACCATATCGACTCAGCGGGCCTGAGGATTCCGATTATCGCCAGCCATTCCAACTTTCGGTCGGTGCACGACCATCGACGTAACCTTCCCGATGAACTCGCCAAGGAAATCATGAGCCGTCAGGGCCTTATCGGAATCAATTTCGTTCGTGCTTTCATGCACCCCTCGGACCCGGCGTATCTGATGAAACATATCGAATATGGTTTGAGTCTGGGCGGTGAGAAGGCAATCGCGCTTGGGGCTGACTTTTTCTATACCGATGACCACCCCGATCAGAGCCGAAGACCGTTTTATTTCCCCGAGCATGAGAACGCCGGGAAATATGTCGATATCCTCCACGACCTGACCGGCAGGTTCGGGGAGTCAACGGCAAATAATATAGCCAATCAGAATGCCCTGCGGTTTATGAAGCGGCTCGGATAA
- a CDS encoding C-GCAxxG-C-C family protein codes for MSREKIEKKAYSYMASGFNCAESVLLATIESRINDLDGELPRVASALGGGVGGTHEELCGALSGGVLAIGLLYGRTRPGVDVQKAKDLATEYRARFAKEFGCTKCSTLLEGFGEQNDSDKCRALTGQAAGLLSDILDEKG; via the coding sequence ATGTCACGTGAAAAGATAGAGAAGAAGGCTTACAGTTACATGGCGTCAGGCTTTAACTGCGCCGAGTCGGTACTCCTGGCGACAATAGAGTCGCGGATAAATGATCTGGATGGAGAACTTCCGCGAGTGGCTTCCGCCCTAGGCGGCGGCGTAGGCGGCACGCACGAAGAGCTCTGTGGGGCGCTTTCGGGCGGAGTTTTGGCTATCGGCCTGCTTTATGGCAGGACAAGACCGGGTGTCGATGTTCAGAAGGCGAAAGACCTGGCGACGGAATACCGCGCCCGTTTCGCAAAAGAATTCGGCTGCACGAAGTGCAGCACGCTTCTGGAAGGATTCGGCGAACAAAATGACAGCGATAAATGCCGTGCCCTGACAGGGCAAGCAGCGGGTTTGCTCTCGGATATTCTGGATGAAAAGGGGTGA
- a CDS encoding YdeI/OmpD-associated family protein, which produces MEELYLKTRGDWRKWLSKNRSRSEGVWLVFYKKGADRPSLEYDDAVEEALCFGWIDSVIKKIDDHKYVRKFTPRKPSSNWSDLNKKRVAKLVRTGLMTNAGLALVDEAKKSGQWDKPDPPSLPPDLPDEFKAALAKNKKAKTHFDNLAPSYKKQFIGWISFAKRPETRAKRVAESIALLERGEKLGMK; this is translated from the coding sequence ATGGAAGAATTATATCTGAAAACCCGCGGTGATTGGCGAAAATGGTTATCGAAAAACCGTAGCCGTAGCGAGGGCGTCTGGCTGGTCTTCTACAAAAAAGGCGCGGACAGGCCCTCTTTGGAATATGATGACGCGGTGGAAGAAGCCTTGTGCTTTGGCTGGATCGACAGCGTTATAAAGAAAATTGATGATCACAAGTATGTTCGCAAGTTCACCCCGCGCAAACCTTCAAGTAACTGGTCCGACCTTAACAAGAAACGCGTCGCCAAACTCGTCAGGACTGGACTGATGACCAATGCCGGACTGGCGCTGGTGGATGAAGCTAAGAAATCCGGCCAGTGGGACAAACCCGACCCTCCGTCGTTGCCTCCGGACTTACCCGATGAATTCAAGGCGGCATTGGCGAAGAACAAGAAGGCGAAGACGCACTTCGACAATCTCGCTCCATCGTACAAGAAGCAGTTCATCGGATGGATTTCGTTCGCGAAACGTCCCGAGACCCGAGCCAAACGCGTTGCTGAGTCTATCGCTCTGCTTGAGCGCGGCGAGAAGCTGGGGATGAAATAA
- the purL gene encoding phosphoribosylformylglycinamidine synthase subunit PurL → MAAAYKQPDVTPEMIESHGLNKEEYEKIKQILGREPNYTELGIFSVMWSEHCSYKNSIALLKTLPRDGESLLAKAGEENAGAVDIGDGLAVIFKIESHNHPSAVEPYQGAATGVGGILRDIFTMGARPIASLNSLRFGLPSNGRVRYLVDGVVRGIGDYGNSFGVPTVAGEVYFDESYTGNPLVNAMAVGIVKTSEMASAVMKGEGNPVMIVGSKTGRDGIHGATFASEEISEKSESKRPSVQIGDPFTEKLLVEATLEIIREGLIVGIQDMGAAGLTCSSSEMSAKGKSGVVIDIEKVPVRETGMIPYETLLSESQERMLVCVKKGNEDKVKAIFDKWGLDSVIIGRVTSDEMMTVRLNGEVVSRIPSDCLVLGGGAPVYHRETKRPAYMDEIVKIDLADYPLDRDWNETLRAMLSAPNICHKGWVFDQYDSMVRTNTAIGPGSDAAILRLRKTKKALAMTTDCNGRYCYINPRLGAQSAVAEAARNIVCSGGKPLAITNCLNFGNPYKPEIYYGFAESVGGMGDACRVFETPVTGGNVSFYNEDPARAVFPSPVIGMIGLVEDTSHITTQWFKKDGDIVFLLGENKEHLGASEYLHTIFRQTKGQVPPLDLQAERRLQDALLDAIKKGLIRSAHDCSEGGLAVALAECCISNRENQIGARITLDDSIRADALLFGEVPSRVIISCEPSMVKHVSKLFTGAKVPFKEIGRVGGGRLKINDLVDIDLASMDDSWYNAMSRFMEKVK, encoded by the coding sequence ATGGCCGCCGCCTATAAGCAACCCGATGTTACCCCCGAAATGATTGAAAGCCACGGGCTTAACAAGGAAGAATACGAGAAAATAAAACAGATCCTCGGCCGCGAACCAAACTACACCGAACTCGGCATCTTCTCGGTCATGTGGTCCGAGCACTGCTCCTACAAAAACTCCATTGCCCTGCTCAAAACTCTCCCCCGCGACGGCGAAAGTCTGCTCGCCAAGGCGGGCGAAGAAAACGCCGGCGCGGTGGATATCGGTGATGGTCTGGCGGTCATTTTTAAAATCGAATCCCACAACCACCCATCGGCAGTCGAACCCTATCAAGGCGCGGCAACAGGCGTGGGCGGCATCCTTCGCGATATCTTCACTATGGGCGCAAGACCTATCGCCTCGCTCAACTCCCTGCGCTTCGGCTTGCCCTCGAATGGACGCGTGAGATATCTGGTGGATGGCGTCGTGCGCGGTATCGGCGACTACGGCAACTCGTTCGGCGTCCCGACCGTAGCTGGTGAAGTCTATTTCGATGAATCCTACACCGGCAACCCGCTGGTCAACGCCATGGCGGTCGGTATCGTGAAAACCAGCGAGATGGCGTCGGCGGTGATGAAGGGCGAGGGCAACCCGGTTATGATTGTCGGCTCCAAGACGGGCCGCGATGGTATCCACGGCGCGACATTCGCCTCCGAAGAAATCAGCGAAAAATCAGAGTCCAAGCGCCCATCGGTGCAAATAGGCGATCCGTTCACCGAGAAACTTCTCGTGGAAGCCACTCTCGAAATCATCCGCGAGGGGTTGATCGTCGGCATTCAGGACATGGGGGCGGCGGGTCTCACCTGTTCGTCATCGGAGATGTCGGCCAAGGGCAAGTCGGGTGTCGTAATAGATATCGAAAAAGTCCCCGTGCGCGAAACGGGCATGATCCCTTACGAAACGCTTCTATCCGAATCACAGGAGCGGATGCTGGTGTGTGTCAAGAAGGGCAACGAAGATAAAGTCAAAGCCATTTTCGATAAATGGGGTCTCGACTCGGTCATCATAGGCCGTGTCACCAGCGACGAAATGATGACGGTGAGGCTCAATGGTGAAGTAGTCTCCCGTATCCCCTCTGACTGCCTCGTGCTCGGCGGTGGCGCCCCGGTGTATCATCGCGAGACAAAGCGCCCGGCATACATGGATGAAATCGTGAAGATCGATCTGGCCGACTACCCCCTCGATCGCGACTGGAACGAGACCCTGCGCGCTATGCTTTCGGCTCCGAACATCTGTCACAAGGGTTGGGTATTCGATCAATATGATTCCATGGTGCGGACCAACACCGCTATCGGGCCTGGCTCCGATGCCGCGATTCTTCGTCTTCGCAAAACCAAAAAAGCCCTGGCCATGACCACTGACTGCAATGGAAGGTATTGTTATATCAATCCGCGTCTCGGGGCGCAAAGCGCGGTGGCCGAGGCGGCCCGCAATATCGTTTGTTCCGGCGGCAAACCGCTGGCGATTACCAACTGCCTCAATTTCGGCAATCCGTACAAACCGGAAATCTATTATGGCTTCGCCGAGTCAGTCGGCGGCATGGGCGACGCCTGCCGGGTGTTCGAGACTCCGGTGACCGGCGGTAATGTATCGTTCTACAACGAAGACCCCGCCCGAGCCGTGTTCCCCTCCCCTGTGATCGGCATGATCGGTCTGGTAGAGGACACTTCGCACATTACCACCCAGTGGTTCAAAAAGGATGGCGACATTGTCTTTTTACTCGGAGAAAACAAAGAACATCTCGGCGCGTCGGAATATCTCCACACGATCTTCCGCCAGACCAAAGGACAGGTTCCCCCGCTCGATTTACAGGCCGAACGACGCCTGCAGGACGCCTTGCTCGATGCTATCAAAAAAGGTCTGATCCGCTCGGCTCACGATTGCTCCGAAGGCGGCCTGGCTGTGGCGCTCGCTGAGTGCTGTATCTCGAATAGAGAAAATCAAATCGGCGCCCGGATCACGCTCGATGATTCTATCCGCGCCGATGCCCTGCTGTTCGGCGAGGTACCATCGAGAGTAATCATCAGTTGTGAACCATCGATGGTTAAGCACGTGTCGAAACTGTTCACCGGTGCGAAAGTGCCGTTCAAAGAGATCGGCAGAGTCGGCGGCGGACGCCTAAAGATAAATGATCTGGTCGATATCGACCTGGCTTCGATGGATGACTCCTGGTACAACGCCATGAGCCGATTCATGGAGAAGGTCAAGTAG
- a CDS encoding UDP-2,3-diacylglucosamine diphosphatase: protein MALYIFSDAHLGSASQEKEARKVAAIRALFEKVKLDGDRLVILGDLFDFWFEYKHAIPKDHHQVLFMLSELIDRGIKIDYVSGNHDFWMGDFFETQMGMKVHRDCLEMEYDGLKLHLIHGDGLAPADRGYRLLKRILRNRFNIWLYRKLPPDWAIPLAKAVSGSSREYTSRRDHTFAPDYEAYAQRKLADGFDIVAISHLHIPVEKKLDGGTYINTGDFIHHFSYARLADGKIELGFLDQSE, encoded by the coding sequence ATGGCATTGTATATCTTTTCAGACGCACATCTGGGATCCGCCTCGCAGGAGAAAGAGGCCCGGAAAGTCGCCGCGATTCGCGCCTTGTTCGAGAAGGTCAAGCTCGATGGTGACCGTCTCGTGATTCTGGGCGACCTGTTCGATTTCTGGTTCGAGTACAAACACGCCATCCCAAAGGACCACCATCAGGTGCTTTTCATGCTCAGTGAACTCATCGATCGCGGCATCAAAATCGACTATGTCAGCGGCAACCATGATTTCTGGATGGGCGATTTCTTCGAAACTCAGATGGGCATGAAGGTTCATCGTGACTGTCTTGAAATGGAGTACGATGGCCTCAAGCTGCATTTGATTCACGGCGATGGTCTGGCGCCGGCGGATCGCGGCTACCGCTTGCTGAAACGAATCCTTCGCAACCGGTTCAACATCTGGCTCTATCGCAAACTCCCCCCCGACTGGGCTATTCCGCTCGCCAAGGCCGTCAGCGGGTCATCACGCGAATACACTTCCCGCCGCGACCACACTTTCGCGCCGGATTATGAAGCCTACGCTCAGCGCAAGCTGGCTGATGGTTTCGATATCGTGGCGATAAGCCATCTGCACATACCTGTCGAGAAGAAGCTCGACGGCGGCACGTATATCAACACCGGCGATTTCATACACCATTTCAGCTATGCCCGTCTGGCCGACGGTAAAATTGAACTCGGTTTTCTCGACCAAAGCGAGTAG
- a CDS encoding YbaK/EbsC family protein — MPVDKLKSFLDTNDVKYVSIRHSTAYTAQQIAASAHIPGRELAKTVMVKVGGKMAMAVLPASYKVDFGVLQNLIGSDKVALATEREFKDLFPDCEIGAMPPFGNLYGMDVFVAESLLEDKEIAFNAGSHTELIKLSMNDYARLVKPKVLKFSHRV; from the coding sequence ATGCCAGTAGACAAACTAAAAAGCTTTCTTGACACCAACGATGTCAAGTACGTGTCCATCAGGCACTCGACCGCCTACACCGCCCAGCAGATCGCCGCTTCGGCCCACATTCCGGGCCGGGAACTGGCCAAGACCGTGATGGTCAAAGTAGGTGGTAAGATGGCTATGGCGGTGCTACCGGCCTCTTACAAGGTCGATTTCGGCGTTCTCCAGAATTTGATCGGCAGCGACAAAGTGGCGCTGGCCACCGAGCGCGAGTTCAAAGACCTTTTCCCGGATTGTGAGATCGGCGCCATGCCGCCGTTCGGCAACCTGTACGGAATGGACGTTTTCGTGGCGGAGAGCCTTCTCGAAGACAAGGAGATAGCTTTCAACGCCGGGTCGCACACGGAGCTAATTAAGCTCTCCATGAATGACTACGCCCGGCTGGTCAAACCGAAGGTGCTGAAATTCTCCCACAGAGTCTGA
- a CDS encoding bacteriophage holin, with protein sequence MKLNVWALALTGGILWGAGLFVITWWIILFDGPTGDPTCLSLIYRGYNVSPLGSLIGLAWGMVDGLIGGALFAWVYNWFAGKSSVKST encoded by the coding sequence ATGAAACTCAATGTTTGGGCGCTTGCCCTCACGGGCGGCATCCTCTGGGGTGCCGGTTTGTTCGTTATCACCTGGTGGATTATTCTTTTCGATGGCCCGACCGGCGACCCGACCTGCCTGTCCCTCATCTATCGCGGCTACAATGTAAGCCCATTGGGCAGCCTTATCGGGCTGGCCTGGGGGATGGTGGACGGTCTGATCGGCGGGGCGCTTTTCGCCTGGGTGTACAACTGGTTTGCCGGCAAGTCATCCGTAAAATCCACCTGA